Proteins from a genomic interval of Ptychodera flava strain L36383 chromosome 7, AS_Pfla_20210202, whole genome shotgun sequence:
- the LOC139137415 gene encoding tripartite motif-containing protein 2-like, with the protein MGDSDDDDHKSLKEEMLTCQLCFEVYKTPKLLSCQHSFCEHCLERWVQTNHGRLVCPCCRQHVSLPVGGVKGLPTNRVISHFFDYIDRLKCKAVESQGQGVSCETCSSKNADNRCIQCSQYLCGRCSTVHSKGKLTRRHRIMTIEDFETEKLTNPTIEQPETYCEKHSDTAIEVFCKTCEMCVCIKCALTEHPNPTHQYVSVDKAAVIAKEDFRDFVQKLDQNRKRTSAARNAVGHALLQLAENAKRGMEKIDAHVDKIIQNAREMQKEMKKTYRKVFDTKSAVLQSQIHNLERREESLSNTREFAEMQINYASSAQFLLMKDEMKQQIQNILTKNVITDLEENSCLDFKGNASCSGDEFGEVQTSSAVGHMSELDGLNIEILKVGEEHILNIWTRDSKGCSVAAAPYVDAELIAVDDVGDVPVLHSKVLPVENSTSNVGLYHVKVNFPTEGNYQLKVSVCGQPLSGTPKLMRVYSAGSSTEGLLFTAPNSSSVTNQTSTEGMPMSEIQGHLEHLLLRKASNSKIFDWIEANVVKDRRKDSDFIRVLMTAVCQSAVSGEGRSCRCQSNEVRNRAAVLNKYLDNDEKLELQALYAL; encoded by the exons ATGGGCGATTCCGATGACGATGACCACAAGTCTCTGAAAGAGGAAATGCTTACATGTCAACTGTGTTTCGAAGTTTATAAGACACCCAAACTCCTGTCCTGTCAACATAGCTTTTGTGAGCATTGTCTTGAACGGTGGGTACAGACAAACCATGGTAGATTGGTTTGTCCTTGTTGTCGACAACACGTAAGTTTGCCTGTAGGAGGCGTTAAGGGATTGCCAACGAACAGAGTAATCTCTCACTTCTTCGACTACATCGATCGTTTGAAATGCAAAGCTGTTGAAAGCCAAGGTCAAGGTGTATCATGTGAAACATGTTCAAGTAAGAACGCCGACAATCGGTGTATACAATGTTCTCAATACCTGTGTGGGCGCTGCAGCACTGTTCACAGCAAGGGCAAGCTGACACGGAGACACAGAATTATGACTATCGAAGATTTCGAGACAGAAAAACTCACGAACCCGACTATCGAACAACCAGAAACATATTGCGAGAAGCACAGCGACACAGCCATTGAGGTGTTCTGTAAAACGTGTGAAATGTGCGTGTGTATAAAATGCGCATTGACTGAACACCCGAACCCAACACATCAATACGTGTCTGTAGACAAGGCTGCCGTCATAGCGAAAGAGGATTTCAGAGACTTTGTACAGAAACTCGACCAAAACAGAAAACGAACATCAGCTGCGCGAAACGCTGTCGGACACGCACTCTTACAGCTTGCGGAAAATGCTAAAAGAGGAATGGAAAAAATAGACGCACATGTCGATAAAATCATACAAAATGCGCGGGAAATGCAAAAGGAAATGAAGAAAACCTATCGAAAAGTTTTCGACACGAAAAGCGCAGTTCTGCAAAGTCAAATACACAATTTGGAGAGGAGAGAAGAGTCTTTGAGTAACACCCGTGAATTTGCAGAGATGCAAATAAACTATGCAAGTTCTGCACAGTTTCTTCTTatgaaagatgaaatgaaacaacaaattcaaaatatcttgACAAAAAATGTGATCACAGACTTGGAAGAAAATAGTTGCTTGGATTTCAAAGGAAACGCGAGTTGTTCCGGTGACGAATTCGGCGAAGTCCAAACTTCATCTGCTGTAGGCCACATGAGTGAACTTGATGGATTAAATATCGAAATCCTGAAAGTCGGAGAAGAACACATTCTGAATATTTGGACAAGAGACAGCAAAGGATGTAGTGTCGCAGCTGCCCCATATGTAGATGCGGAGCTTATTGCCGTCGATGACGTTGGTGATGTACCGGTACTTCACAGTAAGGTACTACCAGTCGAGAATTCAACAAGCAATGTTGGGTTGTATCATGTCAAGGTGAACTTTCCGACAGAAGGAAATTATCAACTGAAGGTATCAGTATGTGGTCAACCACTGTCTGGAACACCCAAATTGATGAGAGTTTATTCTGCAGGAAGTTCGACCGAG GGTTTGCTGTTTACCGCCCCAAATTCAAGCAGTGTTACCAATCAAACTTCTACTGAGGGAATGCCAATGAGCGAGATTCAAGGACACTTAGAACATTTACTGCTCAGAAAAGCTTCAAATAGCAAGATTTTCGACTGGATTGAG gcCAATGTAGTAAAGGATAGAAGAAAAGACAGTGATTTTATTAGAGTCTTGATGACAGCAGTGTGCCAAAGTGCAGTGTCAG GAGAGGGAAGGTCCTGTCGCTGTCAATCCAATGAAGTCAGAAACAGAGCAGCGGTCCTAAACAAATATTTAGATAATGATGAGAAGCTGGAATTACAGGCTTTGTATGCGTTATAA
- the LOC139137414 gene encoding eukaryotic translation initiation factor 4 gamma 3-like isoform X2 codes for MSEDAMEKKCKAILEEFMHLRDTREVQTCIAELRSPSMLYIFVRIAVEQSLERNVSTRQACGTLMYDLIREGLMEKQQYIKGFAEILKFAEDIVMDIRNFWTYMGEFIAPLVLSGKIPMNILQDISRPLHGIGKAGLLTAEVLLVASKIIGEARIAELWHNSGLEWSSLLPAGGDVNKFLERKGLLFTAPNSRRTGSQTATEGMPISKIQGHLEHLLHRDRASNSEVFDWIDANVVKCRRKDSDFIRALMTAVCQSAVSGEGSSYRCEINEVKNRAAVLQKYFDNDDKLELQALYALQALNYRLDSPPSLLRIFFDKLYDEDVISEEVFFAWEKVMIRMNSLGNVLHSSQSLHS; via the exons ATGTCCGAGGATGCCATGGAGAAGAAATGCAAGGCGATATTAGAAGAATTTATGCATCTCAGAGACACTAGG GAAGTGCAAACTTGTATTGCTGAACTGAGGTCACCATCTATGTTGTACATATTTGTGAGGATCGCTGTTGAGCAGTCCCTAGAGAGAAATGTATCCACAAGACAGGCATGTGGTACACTCATGTATGACCTGATCAGGGAGGGACTTATGGAGAAGCAACAATACATTAAAGG GTTTGCAGAGATTCTTAAATTTGCTGAAGACATTGTAATGGATATTCGAAATTTCTGGACCTACATGGGTGAATTTATAGCTCCATTGGTGTTGAGTGGTAAAATACCAATGAATATATTGCAAGATATTTCAAGGCCACTGCATGGCATTGGAAAAGCTGGCCTCCTTACTGCCGAAGTGCTATTAGTGGCTTCCAAAATCATA GGTGAGGCTAGAATAGCAGAACTTTGGCACAATTCTGGGCTAGAATGGAGTAGTCTTCTACCAGCTGGTGGAGATGTCAataaatttttggaaagaaag GGTTTGTTATTTACCGCCCCAAATTCACGTAGAACCGGCAGTCAAACTGCTACTGAGGGAATGCCAATCAGCAAGATTCAAGGACACTTAGAACATTTACTGCACAGAGACAGAGCTTCAAATAGCGAGGTATTTGACTGGATTGAT GCCAATGTAGTAAAATGTAGAAGAAAAGACAGTGATTTTATTCGTGCCTTGATGACAGCAGTGTGCCAAAGTGCAGTGTCAG GAGAAGGAAGTTCCTATCGCTGTGAAATCAATGAAGTCAAAAACAGAGCGGCAGTCCTACAGAAATATTTCGATAATGATGACAAGCTAGAATTACAAGCTTTGTATGCGTTACAAGCCTTAAATTATAGATTAGATAGTCCACCAA GTTTACTGCGTATATTTTTTGATAAGCTTTATGATGAAGACGTGATCTCAGAAGAGGTTTTCTTTGCATGGGAGAAAGTGATGATCCGAATGAACAGCTTGGGAAACGTGTTGCACTCAAGTCAGTCGCTGCATTCCTGA
- the LOC139137414 gene encoding tripartite motif-containing protein 2-like isoform X1 has translation MASADSDDDDHKSLKEEMLTCQLCFEVYKTPKLLSCQHSFCEHCLERWVQTNHGILVCPCCRQHVSLPVGGVKGLPTNRVISHFFDYIDRSKRKAAESQGVPCETCSSNNTADNRCIECFQYLCGRCSIVHGKVRKTRKHRLMPVGEFEKERLTNPTIEQPETYCEKHSDIAIDVFCKTCEICVCLKCALTEHPNPTHQYVSVDEVAIKAKKDFREFVQQLHQDRIRTADARNAVENELLQLEKNLKTGMEKIDNHADKIIQNVREMQKKTKATYKKAFDIKNEVLKSQIQNLERREKSLSNTREFAEMQINYASSAQFLVWKDEMKQQVQNILSTKVNTNLEESSCLDFKVDASPAVDEFGQVQTSSAVGHMSELSGLFAENLTVGEEHTLNIWKKDSKGFDDAAGPYEEANAEDNVSGAVHSRVLQVENSTVNASLCDGTVEIPSEGNYQLKASVCGQQTSRTPKFMRLCAAGSSTVSNWVPRRDENNPKTIEQIHKETKLTQEQQLLFLQQQCLPQSNKRVRGRGDRGQGQADDGWSMVSSTRSRPCFDPNKFKLVKKTVYENIQLGPGSRPGGVFGGWGRSSSGGTGSKSQQEQQEAIHTPTNRFLALASEETQVYDISRRGSRELGRGRDNKGSRQLSGLRRSSSRESARDGRNREREEAIAIPKNLSSSQALAERGKDRARKLELGVQLMCRQNPKMLAMKCPRMPWRRNARRY, from the exons ATGGCGTCGGCTGATTCCGATGACGATGATCACAAGTCTCTGAAGGAGGAAATGCTTACATGTCAACTGTGTTTCGAAGTTTATAAGACACCCAAACTCCTGTCCTGTCAACATAGCTTTTGTGAGCATTGTCTTGAACGGTGGGTACAGAcaaaccatggtatattggtcTGTCCTTGTTGTCGACAACACGTCAGTTTGCCTGTAGGAGGCGTAAAGGGATTGCCAACGAACAGAGTCATCTCTCACTTCTTCGACTACATCGATCGTTCGAAGAGGAAAGCTGCTGAAAGCCAAGGTGTACCATGTGAAACGTGTTCAAGTAACAACACGGCCGACAATCGGTGTATAGAATGTTTTCAATATCTGTGTGGCCGCTGTAGCATCGTCCACGGCAAGGTCAGGAAGACACGGAAACACAGACTTATGCCTGTAGGCGAATTCGAGAAAGAAAGACTCACAAATCCGACCATTGAACAACCTGAAACATATTGTGAGAAGCACAGCGACATAGCTATTGATGTGTTCTGTAAAACGTGTGAAATATGCGTGTGCTTAAAATGCGCATTGACTGAACACCCGAATCCAACACATCAATACGTGTCCGTAGACGAGGTTGCCATCAAAGCGAAAAAGGACTTCAGAGAATTTGTACAGCAACTCCACCAAGACAGAATACGAACAGCAGATGCACGAAATGCTGTCGAAAACGAACTTCTACAGCTtgagaaaaatctgaaaacaggaATGGAAAAAATAGACAATCATGCCGATAAAATCATACAAAATGTCCGGGAAATGCAAAAGAAAACCAAGGCAACCTACAAAAAAGCTTTCGACATAAAAAACGAAGTTTTGAAAAGTCAAATCCAAAATTTGGAGAGAAGAGAAAAGTCCTTGAGTAACACCCGTGAATTTGCAGAGATGCAAATAAACTATGCAAGTTCTGCACAGTTTCTTGTTtggaaagatgaaatgaaacaaCAAGTTCAAAATATCTTGTCAACAAAAGTGAACACAAACTTGGAAGAAAGCAGTTGCTTGGATTTCAAAGTAGATGCGAGTCCTGCCGTTGACGAATTCGGTCAAGTCCAAACTTCATCTGCCGTGGGCCACATGAGTGAACTTAGTGGATTATTTGCCGAAAATCTCACAGTCGGAGAAGAACACACTTTGAACATTTGGAAGAAAGACAGCAAAGGATTTGATGATGCAGCTGGGCCATATGAAGAAGCCAATGCCGAAGATAACGTCAGTGGCGCAGTTCACAGCAGAGTACTGCAAGTTGAGAATTCAACTGTGAATGCGAGCTTGTGTGATGGTACGGTGGAAATTCCCTCCGAAGGAAATTATCAATTGAAGGCATCAGTGTGTGGTCAACAAACATCCAGAACACCAAAATTTATGAGACTTTGTGCTGCAGGAAGTTCTACAGTG AGCAACTGGGTTCCAAGACGAGATGAAAACAACCCCAAGACAATTGAGCAGATTCATAAAGAAACCAAACTTACACAGGAACAGCAACTACTCTTCCTTCAACAACAATGTCTCCCTCAGTCAAACAAAAGAGTCAGGGGGAGGGGCGACCGAGGACAGGGACAAGCAGACGACGGCTGGAGTATGGTTTCCAGTACAAGAAGCAGACCTTGTTTTGATCCCAATAAATTCAAACTCGTCAAG AAAACTGtttatgaaaacattcaacTTGGTCCAGGCAGTAGGCCAGGTGGCGTGTTTGGTGGCTGGGGACGTAGCAGCAGTGGAGGCACTGGTAGCAAGTCACAGCAGGAACAACAAGAAGCCATACATACTCCTACCAACAGATTCCTGGCTCTTGCATCCGAAGAAACACAGGTGTACGACATATCAAGGCGAGGATCAAG GGAGCTGGGACGAGGACGTGACAACAAGGGAAGCAGACAGCTGAGCGGACTAAGACGATCGTCATCAAGGGAAAGTGCTCGTGATGGAAGAAATAGGGAGAGAGAAGAAGCGATTGCAATTCCAAAGAATTTGTCATCTTCTCAAGCTTTGGCAGAGAGAGGCAAAGACAGAG CCAGGAAACTAGAACTTGGGGTACAACTCATGTGCCGGCAGAACCCAAAAATGTTGGCAATGAAATGTCCGAGGATGCCATGGAGAAGAAATGCAAGGCGATATTAG